The following nucleotide sequence is from Streptomyces xiamenensis.
GTATCTCGATGATGCCGAGCACGTCCAGCGCGGACAGCGCGCCGCGCACGCTGGAGCGGGCGACGCCCAGCGCCTCGGCGAGCTGGCGTTCCGCGGGCAGCCTGGTGCCGGGCCGGATGTCGCCGGAGGTCAGATGGTCGAGCAGCCGCTTGGCGACCTCGCTGACGGAGGACTCCCGCACCACGGGGCGCAGGAGCTGGGCCAAGTCGGTGGTGGCGGCGGGCTGCTGATCTGACTGGGTGGTCACGCACACCAGTACACCAGATGGACGGCGTGCGCAGCGACGGCCGCGATCCATCCGAAATGTTCAGCGGAACGTCAAGTGTGGGGATACAGCCCGTTATGTGATATTCATCACTCCGATGAATTGGTGACCAATTTACCAGTTGAGGCTTAGCGTGTCCGCAGTCCGGCAGAGAGCCGCCGCTCATGGCACTGCCGGAAGGACCCACCCGGACGGAGTTGTCCGGCGAGCCGAGGAGTCACCATGGGTGCTGACGCCCACACCACGCCAGTGGAGAGATCTGCGATCAAGAAGATCTCGATCCGTCTGGTGCCCTTCGTGGCACTGATGTTCTTCGTGAACTATCTGGACCGGACGGCCATATCCTTCGCCGAGCCCAACGGCATGGGCGACGACCTGGCCCTCACCGCCGCCCAGTTCGGCTTCGCGTCCGGGATCTTCTTCCTCGGCTACATCGTGCTGGAAGTGCCCAGCAACATGGCCCTGCACCGGTTCGGAGCCCGCCGCTGGCTGGCCCGGATCATGGTCACCTGGGGCGTCGTCTCGCTGCTGTTCACCTGGGTGGACAGCACCGGCCAGCTCTACGTGCTGCGCTTCCTGCTGGGTGTCGCCGAGGCCGGGTTCTTCCCCGGCGCGATCCTCTTCCTCAGCCAGTGGGTGCCCGGCCGCCACCGCACCAAGATCCTCGGGCTGTTCTACCTGGCCCAGCCGCTGACCACCGTTCTCGGCGCCCCGCTCGCCGGCTGGCTCATCGGCCACCACGGGCTGTTCGGCCTCGAGGGCTGGCGCGTGATGTTCCTGTTCGTGTCGATCCCCGCCATCGTGCTCGGCATCGTCGCCTGGTTCTACCTGAGCGACCGGCCCGCCGAGGCGAAGTGGCTCACCCCCGCCGAGCAGGAGTGGCTGACCACCAAGCTGGAGGAGGAGAGCGAGGGCAAGACCGGCGCCAAGGCGAACCACGGCAAGGACGCCCTCAAGGCCGCCTTCACCAACGCCCGCGTGTGGGTGCTCGGCCTGGTCTACTTCGGCTTCATCTACGGTCTGTACGCGCTCGCCTTCTTCCTGCCGACGATCATCAGCGGCTTCCAGGAGCAGTACGACACCACCTTCTCCGTGATGGACAAGGCCTGGATCACCGCCATCCCGTACCTGCCGGCCGCCGTCGCCCTGTTCTTCTGGACCCGGCACGCCACCAAGCACGGCACCCGCACCTGGCACATCGCCGGGCCCGCGATCGTCGGCGGTCTCTCCATCCCGCTGGCCCTGTACATGGGCTCGCCCGCCGCGACCGTCGCCGTGATCACCATCACCGCGTGCGCGATCTTCGCCGCCCTGCCGGTGTTCTGGTCCGTGCCCTCCCGGTTCCTCACCGGTGCCGCCGCCGCGGCCGGTATCGCGCTGATCAACACGATGGGCAACATCGCCGGCTTCGGCGCCAGCTACTTCACCGGCTGGATCCGGGACTGGACCGGCAGCTACTACGCGTCCCTGTACGTCGTCGGCTTCTTCATGCTGCTGTCCGCCGTACTGATCATCTCCCTCGCCGCCCGTGACGGCCGCACCACCGACCAGGTGGCCGGCGACGGGGACGGCGGCGGCGACCGTGAGCCAGTGGAGGCCGCCCGATGACCCGACTGTTCAACGACCCCGCCGCCTTCGCGGACGAGGCCCTCGCGGGCTTCGTCGCGGCACACCGCCGCTGGGTACGCCCGGTGACGGGCGGGGTGGTCCGCGCCGGGGGCACCCCGGCCGGGCAGGTCGCGGTCGTCATCGGCGGCGGCTCGGGTCACTACCCGGCCTTCTCCGGCCTGGTCGGCGCGGGCCTGGCCCACGGCGCGGCGGTCGGCAACGTCTTCGCCTCGCCCTCCGCGCAGCAGATCCGCACCGTCGCGAAGGCGGCGGACGGCGGCGCCGGCGTGCTGCTGATGTTCGGCAACTACGCCGGGGACGTCCTGCACTTCGGGCAGGCCGCCGACCGGCTCACCGCCGAGGGCGTACGGGCCGAGACCTTCGCCGTCACCGACGACATCTCCAGCGCCCCGGCCGCCGAGCACACCAAGCGGCGCGGCATCGCCGGCGACCTGCCCGTCTTCAAGGCGGCGTCCGCCGCCGCCGAGGCCGGGCTGCCGCTGGACGAGGTCATCGCGGTCGCCGCGCACGCCAACGCCCGCACCCGCTCCTTCGGCATAGCCTTCTCCGGCTGCACCCTGCCGGGCGCCGGCCAGCCGCTGTTCACCGTCCCCGAGGGGCGGATGGCGGTCGGCCTGGGCATCCACGGCGAACCCGGCATCGGCGAGGAGGCTCTGCCCAGCGCGGACCGGGCCGCCGAACTGCTCGTCGCCAGCCTGCTGAACGAACTCCCCGACGGCGTCGACGCCCCGCGCGGGCGCCGCGCCGCCGTCATCCTCAACGGGCTCGGCTCGGTGAAGTACGAAGAGCTGTTCGTCGTCTACCACCGCGTCGCCCAGCTCCTGGAAGAAGCCGGCGTCACCGCCGTCGAGCCCGAGGTCGGCGAACTCGTCACCAGCTTCGACATGGCCGGCGTCTCGCTGACCCTGACCTGGCTCGACGAGCGGCTCGAAACGCTGTGGACCGCGCCCGCCGACACCCCCGCCTACCGCAAGGGAGCCGTGGCCGCCCCCACGGAGCCCGCCGCGGCGGCCGAACCCGCCGAGGGTGCCGAGACCGAGGACGTCATCCCCGACGCCACCCCCGCCTCCCGGCAGGCCGCCGAAACCGCCGCCGCCGCGCTGCGCGTCATCGCCGCCACCGTCGAGGAGCACGCCGACGCACTCGGCCGCATCGACGCCGTCGCCGGCGACGGCGACCACGGCATCGGCATGCTGCGCGGCGCCACCGCCGCCGACACCGCCGCCCGCACCGCGCACGAGCGCGGCGCGGGCGCCGGCACCGTCCTGCACCGCGCCGCCGACGCCTGGGCCGACCGGGCCGGCGGCACCTCCGGCGCCCTGTGGGGCACCATCCTGCACGCGGTCGGCGACGCCCTCGGCGACACCGAACGGCCCACCGCCGCCACCGTCTCCGCCGGCGTCACCCGCGCCTGCGACGAGGTGCGGCGGATCGGCGGAGCCCAGGTCGGCGACAAGACCATGGTCGATGTCCTCGTCCCGTTCGCCGACACGCTCGCCGTCGAGACCGCCGCCGGTGCCCGCACCGCCGCCGCCTGGGACCGCGCCGCGACCGCCGCCACCACGGCCGCCGCCGCCACCGCCGATCTGCTGCCGCAGATGGGCCGCGCCCGCCCGCACGCCGAGAAGTCCCTCGGCACTCCCGACGCCGGCGCCCACTCGCTCGCCCTCATCGTCCGCGCCGTGCACGGCGTCCTCACCGACACCACCGGGGAAAACTGAGATGACCGACAAGCTCCGCATCGTCGTCGGCTGCGACGACGCCGGCTACCAGTACAAGGAAGCCCTCAAGAAGGACCTGGAGGCGTCCGGCCTGGTCGCCTCGGTCACCGACGTGGGCGTGGACGCCGACGGACACACCGCCTACCCCACCATCGCGATAGCCGCCGCCGAGATCGTCGCGCGCGGCGACGCCGACCGCGCGCTGCTGGTGTGCGGCACCGGCCTGGGCGTGGCCATCGCCGCCAACAAGGTCAAGGGCATCCGCGCCGTCACCGCGCACGACTCCTTCTCCGTCGAGCGCGCCATCCTCTCCAACAACGCCCAGGTCCTCACCTTCGGCCAGCGCGTCATCGGCCTCGAACTCGCCCGCCGCCTGGCCCGCGAATGGCTCACCTACCGCTTCGACACCGCATCGGCGTCGGCCGGCAAGGTCCAGCTGATGTGCGACTACGAGGACCAGCAGGACAGCGAGGCCGCCTGATGACCACCCCTGACGCGCCCGTGCTGCTGGGGGTGAGCCTGAAGATGTACTTCGGCCACCGGCAGACACTGCGCTGGGCGGAACAGGTCGCCGCACTCGCCACCCGCCACCCGGTCACCACGAGCGGCGCCGCCCGGATGTTCGTGCTGCCCGCCTTCCCCGCGATCGTCCCCGTCGCCGGCCTCCTCGCCGGCAGCGGCGTCGCCGTCGGCGCCCAGGACATCGCCACCGAGGACAGCGGCCCGTACACCGGCGAGGTCGGCGGCCCCTCCCTCGCCGAGATCGGCTGCCGCTACGCCGAGGTCGGCCACGCCGAACGCCGCCGTCTGTACGGCGAGGGCGACACCGTCGTGGCCGCCAAGACCGCCGCCGCACTGCGCAACGGCCTCACCCCCGTGCTGTGCGTCGGCGAACGCGACGAGGCCGACCCCGCCGAGGCCGCCCGCCGCACCGTCGCCGAGACCCAGCGGCTGCTGCACGGCCTGACCGGACCCGTCACCGTCGCCTACGAGCCGCAGTGGGCCATCGGCGCGCCCGAACCGGCCTCCGCCACCCACATCACCACCGTGTGCGGCGCGCTGCGCCAGTGGCTGGACGCCCAGCCGCAGCACGCCGGCTCCACCGTCATCTACGGCGGCAGCGCGGGCCCCGGCCTGCTCACCCGGATCGCGCCCGCCGCCGGCGGCCTGTTCCTGGGCCGCTTCGCCCACGAGGTCACCGCCATCGAGCGCATCCTCGACGAACTGGCCGAGGTGGCGTGATGGCGTACGGCATCAGCACCTACGCGTACTTCTGGCGCATCTCGCCCCGCGCCCCGCGCCCGCTGACCCTCCCCGAGATGCTGGCCGACACCCACGCCCTGGGCGGCCAGGTCTTCCAGATCTGCGACTACCCGCTCATCGAGGAGTACGACGCGGCGGCCCTCGCCGACCTGCGGGCCACCGCCGAGGACCTGGGCCTGACCCTGGAACTCGGCACCCGCGGCGTCCGCACCGAACACCTGGCGCGCTACCTGGAGATCGCCGAGGCCCTCGGCGTCACCCTGGTGCGCTCCATGCTCAACACCGCCGACCACCGGCCGGGCACCGACGAGGCGATCGCCCTGCTGCGCCCCGCCGTCGAGCGGTACGCGGCGGCCGGGGTGACGCTGGGCCTGGAGACGTACGAGCAGGTCTCCACCGACGACCTGCTCACCGTCGTACGCGGCGTGGACCGCCCCCAGCTGGGCGTCGTCCTCGACCCGGGCAACAGCGTGGCCCGCCTGGAGCGGCCCGTCGACGTCGTGGCGGCCACCGCCCCGTATGTCGTCAACATCCACGTCAAGGACTTCTCCTTCACCCGCCGCGACGGCTGGGTCGGCTTCACCTACGCCGGCTGCCCGCTGGGCGAAGGACTCCTGGACTACGACGGCATGATCGCCGCCGTGCGGCCGCACCAGCGCGGCATCAACCAGATCGTCGAACACTGGCTCCCCTGGCAGGACGAGGGCTTCGACGCCACCGCCCGCATCGAGGAGCGGTGGACCCGGCACAGCATCACCACCCTTTTGAGGAGCGCGTCATGACCACCGAGACCCCCACCCGTACCGTCGCCGTCATCGGGGCCGCCGGCAAGATGGGCCAGCGCGTCTCCAACAACCTCGTGCGCAGCGACTTCCGGGTGCTGTTCAGCGAGGCGTCCCCCAAGGGCCAGGAGCTCATCACCGGCCTGGGCCGCGAGCTGACCGAGTCCGCCGACGCCGCCGCGCAGGCGGACGTCGTCATCCTGGCCGTCCCGGACGTCGTCCTGGGCACCGTCTCCGCCGAACTCGTCCCGCTGATGAAGCCGGGCACCATCGTCCTCACCCTGGACCCGGCCGCCGCCTACGCCGGCCTGCTGCACGAGCGCGAGGACATCCACTACGCGTGCGCGCACCCCTGCCACCCCTCCGTCTTCCTGGAGCGCACCACCAAGGAGGAGTGGCAGGACACCTTCGGCGGGATCGCCGCCCCGCAGGAGGTCGTGGCCGCGTACGAGGGCGGCGACGCCGCCAAGCAGGAGCTGGCCGAGGCCGTCATCCGCGTCATGTACGCGCCGGTCGTGGACGTGCACTGGGTGACGGTCAAGCAGCTCGCCGTCCTGGAGCCGACCCTGGTGGAGACCATCGCCTGCATGGTCGGCGCGCTGCTCACCGAGGCGCTGCACGAGACCGTGCACACCGTCGGCGTCCCGGAGAAGGCCGCCCGCGCCATGCTGCTGGGCCACACCCAGGTCGCGCTGGCCAACACCCTCAAGGGCTCCAACCCGTTCTCGGACGCCTGCCTGATCGCCATGGACTACGGCCGCGAGTCGATCGTCCGTGACGACTGGAAGAAGGTCTTCGAGGACGAGGAACTGGACAAGGTCATCACGCGGATGCTGAAGATCAAGGACATCAAGCGCTGATGACTGCCGAGTTCACCTGGTCCGACCTGGACCGCCGGGCGGTGGACACCGCCCGGATCCTGGCCGCCGACGCCGTGCAGCACGCGGGTCACGGCCACCCCGGTACGGCGATGACGCTGGCGCCGGCCGCTTACACCCTCTTCCAGAAGGTGATGCGGCACGACCCGGCCGACCCCGCGTGGAGTGGCCGCGACCGGTTCGTGCTGTCGGCCGGCCACGCCTCGCTGACGCTGTACATCCAGCTGTACCTGGCCGGGTTCGGCCTGGAACTGGAGGACCTGAAGGCGTTCCGGCGGCACGGCTCCCTGACCCCCGGTCACCCGGAGTACGGGCACACGGCCGGAGTGGAGACCACGACCGGGCCGCTGGGGCAGGGCGTCGCGAACGCGGTGGGCATGGCCATGGCCGCCCGCTACGAGCGCGGCCTGTTCGACCCGGAGACGCCGTTCGGTGCTTCCCCGTTCGACCACTACATCTACGCGATCGCGGGCGACGGCTGCCTCCAGGAGGGCATCGCGGCGGAGGCGTCCTCGCTCGCCGGGCACCAGAAGCTCGGCAACCTGATCATGCTGTGGGACGACAACCACATCTCGATCGAGGGCGACACCGTCACCGCCGTCTCCGAGGACACCGAACTGCGCTACGCGGCGTACGGCTGGCACGTGCAGCGCGTGGAGCCGCGGGAGAACGGGGACCTGGACCCCGCCGCGCTGTACGAGGCCATCCGCGCCGCGCAGGCCGTCACCGACCGGCCCTCGCTGATCGCGCTGCGCACCATCATCGCCTGGCCCGCGCCGAACGCCCAGAACACCGAGGCCGCGCACGGCGCCGCGCTGGGCGCGGCGGAGGTCGCGGCCACCAAGCGAGTGCTGGGCTTCGACCCCGAGCGGTCCTTCGAGGTCGCGGACGAGGTGATCGCGCACGCGCGCGGCGCCGTCGCGCGGGGCCGCGAGCAGCGGCTGGCCTGGGAGAAGGACCTCGCCGCCTGGCGCACGGCGCAGCCGGAGCGGGCGGCGGAGTTCGACCGCGTCACGGCGGGCGACCT
It contains:
- a CDS encoding MFS transporter codes for the protein MGADAHTTPVERSAIKKISIRLVPFVALMFFVNYLDRTAISFAEPNGMGDDLALTAAQFGFASGIFFLGYIVLEVPSNMALHRFGARRWLARIMVTWGVVSLLFTWVDSTGQLYVLRFLLGVAEAGFFPGAILFLSQWVPGRHRTKILGLFYLAQPLTTVLGAPLAGWLIGHHGLFGLEGWRVMFLFVSIPAIVLGIVAWFYLSDRPAEAKWLTPAEQEWLTTKLEEESEGKTGAKANHGKDALKAAFTNARVWVLGLVYFGFIYGLYALAFFLPTIISGFQEQYDTTFSVMDKAWITAIPYLPAAVALFFWTRHATKHGTRTWHIAGPAIVGGLSIPLALYMGSPAATVAVITITACAIFAALPVFWSVPSRFLTGAAAAAGIALINTMGNIAGFGASYFTGWIRDWTGSYYASLYVVGFFMLLSAVLIISLAARDGRTTDQVAGDGDGGGDREPVEAAR
- a CDS encoding dihydroxyacetone kinase family protein is translated as MTRLFNDPAAFADEALAGFVAAHRRWVRPVTGGVVRAGGTPAGQVAVVIGGGSGHYPAFSGLVGAGLAHGAAVGNVFASPSAQQIRTVAKAADGGAGVLLMFGNYAGDVLHFGQAADRLTAEGVRAETFAVTDDISSAPAAEHTKRRGIAGDLPVFKAASAAAEAGLPLDEVIAVAAHANARTRSFGIAFSGCTLPGAGQPLFTVPEGRMAVGLGIHGEPGIGEEALPSADRAAELLVASLLNELPDGVDAPRGRRAAVILNGLGSVKYEELFVVYHRVAQLLEEAGVTAVEPEVGELVTSFDMAGVSLTLTWLDERLETLWTAPADTPAYRKGAVAAPTEPAAAAEPAEGAETEDVIPDATPASRQAAETAAAALRVIAATVEEHADALGRIDAVAGDGDHGIGMLRGATAADTAARTAHERGAGAGTVLHRAADAWADRAGGTSGALWGTILHAVGDALGDTERPTAATVSAGVTRACDEVRRIGGAQVGDKTMVDVLVPFADTLAVETAAGARTAAAWDRAATAATTAAAATADLLPQMGRARPHAEKSLGTPDAGAHSLALIVRAVHGVLTDTTGEN
- a CDS encoding ribose-5-phosphate isomerase, whose protein sequence is MTDKLRIVVGCDDAGYQYKEALKKDLEASGLVASVTDVGVDADGHTAYPTIAIAAAEIVARGDADRALLVCGTGLGVAIAANKVKGIRAVTAHDSFSVERAILSNNAQVLTFGQRVIGLELARRLAREWLTYRFDTASASAGKVQLMCDYEDQQDSEAA
- a CDS encoding triose-phosphate isomerase, which gives rise to MTTPDAPVLLGVSLKMYFGHRQTLRWAEQVAALATRHPVTTSGAARMFVLPAFPAIVPVAGLLAGSGVAVGAQDIATEDSGPYTGEVGGPSLAEIGCRYAEVGHAERRRLYGEGDTVVAAKTAAALRNGLTPVLCVGERDEADPAEAARRTVAETQRLLHGLTGPVTVAYEPQWAIGAPEPASATHITTVCGALRQWLDAQPQHAGSTVIYGGSAGPGLLTRIAPAAGGLFLGRFAHEVTAIERILDELAEVA
- a CDS encoding sugar phosphate isomerase/epimerase family protein; its protein translation is MAYGISTYAYFWRISPRAPRPLTLPEMLADTHALGGQVFQICDYPLIEEYDAAALADLRATAEDLGLTLELGTRGVRTEHLARYLEIAEALGVTLVRSMLNTADHRPGTDEAIALLRPAVERYAAAGVTLGLETYEQVSTDDLLTVVRGVDRPQLGVVLDPGNSVARLERPVDVVAATAPYVVNIHVKDFSFTRRDGWVGFTYAGCPLGEGLLDYDGMIAAVRPHQRGINQIVEHWLPWQDEGFDATARIEERWTRHSITTLLRSAS
- a CDS encoding phosphogluconate dehydrogenase C-terminal domain-containing protein translates to MTTETPTRTVAVIGAAGKMGQRVSNNLVRSDFRVLFSEASPKGQELITGLGRELTESADAAAQADVVILAVPDVVLGTVSAELVPLMKPGTIVLTLDPAAAYAGLLHEREDIHYACAHPCHPSVFLERTTKEEWQDTFGGIAAPQEVVAAYEGGDAAKQELAEAVIRVMYAPVVDVHWVTVKQLAVLEPTLVETIACMVGALLTEALHETVHTVGVPEKAARAMLLGHTQVALANTLKGSNPFSDACLIAMDYGRESIVRDDWKKVFEDEELDKVITRMLKIKDIKR
- the tkt gene encoding transketolase, which translates into the protein MTAEFTWSDLDRRAVDTARILAADAVQHAGHGHPGTAMTLAPAAYTLFQKVMRHDPADPAWSGRDRFVLSAGHASLTLYIQLYLAGFGLELEDLKAFRRHGSLTPGHPEYGHTAGVETTTGPLGQGVANAVGMAMAARYERGLFDPETPFGASPFDHYIYAIAGDGCLQEGIAAEASSLAGHQKLGNLIMLWDDNHISIEGDTVTAVSEDTELRYAAYGWHVQRVEPRENGDLDPAALYEAIRAAQAVTDRPSLIALRTIIAWPAPNAQNTEAAHGAALGAAEVAATKRVLGFDPERSFEVADEVIAHARGAVARGREQRLAWEKDLAAWRTAQPERAAEFDRVTAGDLPQGWESALPAFEVGGKIATRAASGAVLKALGPVIPELWGGSADLAGSNNTTIDAGSSFLPAGNPLPQADPYGRTIHFGIREHAMAAALNGIALHGNTRAYGGTFLVFSDYMRNAVRMSALMGLPVTYVWTHDSIGLGEDGPTHQPVEHLASLRAIPGLNVVRPADAHETAIAWREALRRGTPHGLALSRQGLPVYAPNEDAARGGYVHTEASGGTPQVVLIATGSEVQLAVAARDLLEARGTATRVVSMPCVEWFEEQDRAYRNAVLPPAVRARVAVEAGIGLTWHRYTGDAGRIVSLEHFGASADGAILFREYGFTAEAVAEAARESLADTH